A single window of Anomaloglossus baeobatrachus isolate aAnoBae1 chromosome 9, aAnoBae1.hap1, whole genome shotgun sequence DNA harbors:
- the TMEM141 gene encoding transmembrane protein 141 isoform X1, producing the protein MGRVLTVLVPVSQPSWSLIGCVLGLQGYAACQSQAFMKGVVTFITGTGAALVTQSVFRKRLPYPPKWNILLSVVAGSVASYIVTRRETEKCTDLWIYLEKGQISQLHDAGQPQIPDTTKRNKYGDATE; encoded by the exons atgggcagggtcctcactGTCCTTGTACCTGTCAGTCAACCATCCTGGAGTCttattggctgtgtattg GGATTACAAGGCTATGCAGCGTGCCAGTCGCAGGCGTTCATGAAGGGGGTGGTCACCTTTATCACAG GGACGGGTGCCGCGCTGGTTACTCAGAGTGTGTTCAGGAAGCGTCTGCCGTATCCTCCGAAGTGGAATATTCTCCTGTCTGTGG TTGCAGGGTCGGTGGCCAGCTACATAGTGACCAGGAGGGAAACGGAGAAGTGCACCGACCTGTGGATCTACCTGGAGAAAGGGCAGATATCGCAACTACATGACGCAG gACAACCGCAGATTCCAGATACCACAAAGCGAAACAAATATGGAGACGCGACTGAATAA
- the TMEM141 gene encoding transmembrane protein 141 isoform X2 has translation MVNLGLTRVDDTVAAKHPGLQGYAACQSQAFMKGVVTFITGTGAALVTQSVFRKRLPYPPKWNILLSVVAGSVASYIVTRRETEKCTDLWIYLEKGQISQLHDAGQPQIPDTTKRNKYGDATE, from the exons ATGGTGAACCTCGGGCTGACCAGAGTCGATGACACCGTGGCTGCTAAACACCCG GGATTACAAGGCTATGCAGCGTGCCAGTCGCAGGCGTTCATGAAGGGGGTGGTCACCTTTATCACAG GGACGGGTGCCGCGCTGGTTACTCAGAGTGTGTTCAGGAAGCGTCTGCCGTATCCTCCGAAGTGGAATATTCTCCTGTCTGTGG TTGCAGGGTCGGTGGCCAGCTACATAGTGACCAGGAGGGAAACGGAGAAGTGCACCGACCTGTGGATCTACCTGGAGAAAGGGCAGATATCGCAACTACATGACGCAG gACAACCGCAGATTCCAGATACCACAAAGCGAAACAAATATGGAGACGCGACTGAATAA